A window of Triplophysa dalaica isolate WHDGS20190420 chromosome 7, ASM1584641v1, whole genome shotgun sequence contains these coding sequences:
- the LOC130426564 gene encoding cytochrome c oxidase subunit 6A, mitochondrial — protein MAMSSTAMVARRALTAASQGGHEGGARTWKILSFVLALPGVAVCMANVYLKMQAHSHDTPEFVSYSHLRIRTKPWPWSDGNHSLFHNTHTNALPTGYEGPHH, from the exons ATGGCAATGTCTTCCACTGCTATGGTGGCCCGGCGGGCCCTCACCGCTGCATCACAAGGGGGTCATGAAGGAGGAG CAAGGACCTGGAAGATCCTGTCCTTTGTATTGGCCCTGCCCGGTGTGGCTGTCTGCATGGCAAATGTTTACCTGAAGATGCAGGCCCATTCCCACGACACCCCAGAGTTTGTTTCATATTCACACCTGCGGATTCGAACAAAG CCATGGCCTTGGAGTGATGGAAATCACTCTCTTTTCCACAACACTCACACGAACGCTCTGCCTACCGGTTATGAGGGACCTCATCACTGA